The window CAGAAGATGCCGGATTTTGGCACAAACAGATCACCGGTCCGCCTCAAAGCCCGAATTATATGCTTTTCAATCGTTTGCGAAATGACAAAAAAGCAGGTCTTATTGCAGAAGGTACAGGAAAGCTTAATGATATACGACTATCAGCCGGATACTGGGGTGAACTCAATGATCTGTCCGCAAAAGTGCATGTTTATAAACTGAGGACCGATGCTGAACGTCTCGATCAGGGGATTAATCCCGAAACCATAAACACCACCCCCGGTACGATTCATAATCCTTATCTGAAGGTTTCCGGTTCGCCGGGCAATTTCGACTGGCATGCCGGATTGAAATATTTCTTTTATTCGGAGGCGAATACGGAAAATTACGCCATAAAGGGCGATGAACGCGAACGACTTCCCACACTGGATTTGAAAAACACAGGATATCATGCATGGCTTCCTACATTGGGATTTGGATATTCGTTCAACAATCGTTTTCAGCTCTCACTGGCTTATGGCAAAAATTACATGCGACCTTACATGTATGGCCCGATGCGGAGCCTTTATCTGAGAAACAAGAGCGCATTCCTTGAAAATGATCTGACATACCGGACAATACTGGAAAACTGGGAGATGGAGACTTCGGATCAGTTCAGTATCAAGGCCGGTTGGAAGGAAGAACAATTCAGTCTGGAGCTGAGTCCATTTTACACGTTGCATCATAATGTGCTGACTCCCGTATTGGATCCTCAGGTAGGGATTCAATATTATCAGAATGTGGGGGAGGTTAAAGCACATGGCTTAGAAATTCAGGGAGATATTGATGCTGCTAAAAACTTTTCCCTTTTCTTTAATGCTTCCTATACAAACATGTATTATGATCAGAATCTGGTGACCGGGAGTGATGGACAGCAAACTGCGGAGATTAAGGGCAATCAAACACCATCTGTTCCGCTGTTTTCGGGTATTGGAGGAGTGCGGTATGCCTGGAGGGACTTTTCTTTCTCCGGCCGGTTGCGGCATATTGGAAAGCGTTACGGAGATGCGACCAATCAGGAGGAACTGCCGGCTTACAATCTGATCAATCTGAAAGCAGGGTATAACCTGAAGGTTTCCTGGACAAAGAAACTGGAGCTCGGACTGGAGGTGAAAAATTTACTCAATACCCCCTATGTTGGGAGGATTGATGTAATGGATTTCCAAAATCAAGGCAATGCCAGTTACTATGCAGGGATGCCCAGGGCATTTGTTTTAACGGTCTCTTCCAGGTTTTAGTGGATACCAACTGATGGTTCGCTCCCAAACTTTTTTGAAGGTAAAAAGAGAGGGTGCCCTGACATTTCAGAACACCCTCCCCAGGACTGATCAGGAGAAAGAAAAATTATTCAGAAGAAGGTAAAAGTACCTTATCGATAACATGAACGACGCCATTGGTACCTTGTATGTCAACTGCCGTAACAGTTGCATCGGTATTAATGGTTACGTCCTCATCACCAACATCTACCTGTATATCTCCATTCAGTGTTTCCACACTGCCTGAAGAGAGATCTCCCGATCGTACGTTTCCACTGACAACATGATATTGTAATATGGGAACCAGATCTTCTTTTGTAAGATCGCTTATCCCCGATATACCCAGTTCAGTGAAAAGTGCTTCAAAAGCTTCATTTGTTGGAGCGAAGATGGTGAACGGGCCTTCGCCGCTAAGTGTTTCAACCAATTCAGCCTTTACTACCGCGTCAACAAGCGTGCTGAAGTTGGAGTTGTTGATGGCAATATCTACAACCGTTGGCGGAAGCAATACTTTATCAACAACGTGTATTACTCCGTTGTATGCTTCTATATCCGCTGCAGTTACTGAAGTACTGCCATTCAGTGTTACTCCATCGTCTGTATTCACCAGCAACGTGGTATTGGTAGAATTCGGGCCCGGGCTCACGGTGTTGACGTATCCATTGGACAGATCACCGGACATTACCTTACCGCTAACCACATGATAAAGCAGTATGGGCTCAAGTTGTTCTGCAGTCAGATCGTCTAGGCTGCCTACACCTAGTTCGGAAAGTAAGTCACTAAAAGCATCGTTGGTAGGAGCAAAAACTGTATAGGGTCCTTCACCTTCAA of the Bacteroidales bacterium genome contains:
- a CDS encoding TonB-dependent receptor, producing the protein MTGNKIYWLLFFILLPQLVVSQITIEGQVSDDETNKPLAGANVLVEGTRDAATTNAEGYFKLVVPEEAEKVSVSFVGYHTKTVSVPDASDYLDIRLVPRAHDIQEVVIRGDIRQSVERIFHESRLPFTWLESEASASNSSVFSKLVEVPGVYIESQDVSGLSEKSVRIRGIKSYFSGMTVEGIPNYGIMPIGPRDYLYDMENIGSVSVYKGVIPSGVFSATGNKGGVIRLDFKRPEEEFGITARQSVGSDYYTRSFIRVDAGTLPAGTKVFGSYSYTKADKWKGTGNIGPRHNFTLGVTQDWGEHLSAELFFIHNRLKRHDFRELSYNQAENISENYQFHFLRELSDRAVDKAYYYDNNKGNFINSAIYGNLQFNVSDNLVFSLKPYFSAEDAGFWHKQITGPPQSPNYMLFNRLRNDKKAGLIAEGTGKLNDIRLSAGYWGELNDLSAKVHVYKLRTDAERLDQGINPETINTTPGTIHNPYLKVSGSPGNFDWHAGLKYFFYSEANTENYAIKGDERERLPTLDLKNTGYHAWLPTLGFGYSFNNRFQLSLAYGKNYMRPYMYGPMRSLYLRNKSAFLENDLTYRTILENWEMETSDQFSIKAGWKEEQFSLELSPFYTLHHNVLTPVLDPQVGIQYYQNVGEVKAHGLEIQGDIDAAKNFSLFFNASYTNMYYDQNLVTGSDGQQTAEIKGNQTPSVPLFSGIGGVRYAWRDFSFSGRLRHIGKRYGDATNQEELPAYNLINLKAGYNLKVSWTKKLELGLEVKNLLNTPYVGRIDVMDFQNQGNASYYAGMPRAFVLTVSSRF
- a CDS encoding fasciclin domain-containing protein; translated protein: LASVLEGEGPYTVFAPTNDAFSDLLSELGVGSLDDLTAEQLEPILLYHVVSGKVMSGDLSNGYVNTVSPGPNSTNTTLLVNTDDGVTLNGSTSVTAADIEAYNGVIHVVDKVLLPPTVVDIAINNSNFSTLVDAVVKAELVETLSGEGPFTIFAPTNEAFEALFTELGISGISDLTKEDLVPILQYHVVSGNVRSGDLSSGSVETLNGDIQVDVGDEDVTINTDATVTAVDIQGTNGVVHVIDKVLLPSSE